A stretch of DNA from Kiritimatiellia bacterium:
CTTAAGCTCGATCCTATATTTTCCCATTTCGTTTCAGCTCCTTTAGGGCGGATTCGAACGAAATGGTGGGTTCATGTGCTCTTTTTGCGAAGATCTCTAGATCGTCGAGATCCTCGTGAAGAGCCGTGGATACAGCTTCGTTAACTATTTCGGATACGCTGCGAGAGGTCTCGGCAGATTTCAGCCGCAACACGCGATGAAGCGATGGGTCGAAGTACACCGTTGCTCGTTTAACTGCGACGCTCATGTTTGTTCTCCTGTTTCTGATAACAACATAGCGTTATGACGTTATAATGTCAAATTATTATCTGACCGAACGCTAGCCATGTGCCGACTGTTTCCGCGCCCCGCGGAAACAGTTAGGCACAATGGCCTTGTTCGCACGGTTCAGCATTTGGATTTACTGCTATTATCGGCTTCAAGTGCTCGTATTTTCTTGTCCTGCACCTCAAGTAATTCAGACCGAAATTCTTCCAATAGACTTTTCCGTAATTCATGTAGTTTTGGAGCAATATGCTCGATGATACGCATTGCGCAACTTTTCTCAGTTCTTGTTACCACTTTGTGATGTGCCGCCAAATATACGCTTAGATGAATGCCAAGAATCAGTCGCTGATCTTGAGGATT
This window harbors:
- a CDS encoding CopG family transcriptional regulator — translated: MSVAVKRATVYFDPSLHRVLRLKSAETSRSVSEIVNEAVSTALHEDLDDLEIFAKRAHEPTISFESALKELKRNGKI